The genomic stretch ATCGTGCGAGCTAAGTTGGTGACACGCACAAATGGAACACTTTCTGCCGCGCCACACGCGACTTTGCTTACTGTACCGGTTAATGGCGCTGACTTATCTTTGGGTACGATAACCGCGGCAACACCTGCCGCATCGGCATTACGCAAACAAGCGCCTAGATTATGCGGATCCGTCACACCGTCGAGCACCAATAATAACGGATGCTCACCTTTGGCTTTGTAAGCGATCATAATGTCATCAAGATGATTCTCATTCAGCTGTTTAGCCGGTTTTACTTTAGCGATAATACCTTGGTGGTTAGCCCCTTCAGACTTGTCATCTAACGCTTTACGCCCCATTTGCTGTACCGAAATACCATACTTCTTTAGTTGGTTAATTACCGGCATTAAACGGTCGTCTTCACGGCCTTTTAAAACAAAAGCTTCAATTAAGCGCGCAGGATCTTTTTCTAGAACCGCATTGATGGCGTGGATGCCAAAGATAAATTCGTTACTCATGGTCTACCTTGTGGGTCGATCATCGACCCCATATTAATTATGGATCGATCTTAGTGATCGATCCTAATGACTGAAAATAATATTACTTACTGCTCGCGCGCTTCGACGCCGACGGTTTGCTGCGTTTTGGCTTAGTGCCAGGTTTACCCGCCTCTTTTGGCTTACGCTTGGCTTTTTTCTTTTTCGCCGGTTTGCCTAATGTTTCTTCCGGTCGCTTAGTCGGTTCAATTAAAGGCTTGGCTTTTTTGCCTGGCTTATTGGCTTTTACCGCTTGTTTCTTTTTACTGATTTCTTTTTTATCTGCATTCGCGGCGCGTTTCTTGGCGGTTTTGCCTTTACCACGCACTTCGCGGCTGCTGCCAACAATTTCAAAATCAATTTGACGGGTTTCAAGATTCACAGCTAAAACCTTCACCTTAACAGTGTCACCTAAGCGATAAATCAGGCCTGAGCTTTCACCGACTAAGCGTTGACCCATAGGATCAAACTGATAGTAGTCATTGGCCAGCGATGAAATATGCACTAAGCCGTCAATATGCAAATCACTTAAACGCACAAAGAAACCAAAACCGGTCACGTTTGCGATCACGCCATCAAGCTCTTCACCGACATGATCTTGCATGTATTCACATTTAAGCCAATCGGATACATCACGGGTAGCATCATCGGCGCGACGCTCTGTGGTTGAACATTGCTCACCGTAAAAGTCCATTTCATCAACGTTATAGTGATGACCACCGGTTGATGAACTTTCGCCTTGAGAGATGAGATACTTAATCGCACGATGCAGCAGCAAATCTGGGTAGCGACGAATTGGCGAGGTAAAGTGTGCATAACGTTGCAACGCTAAACCAAAGTGACCACCGTTAGCTGGGTTATACACCGCTTGCTTCATTGAACGCAGCAACATGGTCTGGATAAGCTCTTTATCTGGACGCTCGGCAATCAATTGGATCAAGGCGGCATAATCGGTTGGTGTTGGGGTTAATCCGCCAGTTAAACCTAAACCGAGTTCACCAAGAAAAGATCGAAAACCCGTGAGGCGCTCTTCACCCGGAGTATCATGCACGCGATACAAAGCCGGCTCTTTGGCTTTTTCAACAAACGTTGCTGAAGCGATATTGGCTAAGATCATACATTCTTCAATGATCTTATGCGCATCGTTACGCACTACAGGTTCAATGCGATCGATCTTGCGTAATTCATTAAAGATAAACTTCGTTTCGGTGCTTTCAAACTCAATAGCGCCACGTTGTTCACGCGCTACTTTCAGCACTTGATACATCTTATGCAACTGCTCGAGATCCGGCACCACTTTTGAATAGCGCTCACGCAGCTCTTGATTGCCATCTAAAATTGCCCCAACCTTGTTGTAGGTAAGACGAGCATGAGAGTTCATTACTGCTTCGTAATGCTTATAACCCGACAGCTTACCCGCC from Vibrio algicola encodes the following:
- the rlmB gene encoding 23S rRNA (guanosine(2251)-2'-O)-methyltransferase RlmB, which produces MSNEFIFGIHAINAVLEKDPARLIEAFVLKGREDDRLMPVINQLKKYGISVQQMGRKALDDKSEGANHQGIIAKVKPAKQLNENHLDDIMIAYKAKGEHPLLLVLDGVTDPHNLGACLRNADAAGVAAVIVPKDKSAPLTGTVSKVACGAAESVPFVRVTNLARTMRALQEQGVWFVGTAGEATQDIYQAKLTGPLAIVMGAEGDGMRRLTRETCDDLIKIPMAGSVSSLNVSVATGVCLFEAVRQRLAK
- the rnr gene encoding ribonuclease R, giving the protein MSERPEIIDPFAKRESEKYENPIPSREFILSFLTKANVPMNRNDLFEALNLAGEDNYEGLRRRLRAMERDGELIFTRRQCYAVPEKIDLIKGTVIGHKDGFGWVRPDGSVGKDNDVLLPFHQMRTIIHGDYVLVQPNGEDKRGRKEGRLVRILEARKTNLVGRFFMEDGHAYVVSDDSRICQDILIPEEFRAGARMGNVVIVELTARATRSRAMMGKVIEVLGENMAPGMEIQIAIHTHQIPNEWPQAVEQQVKNLAEEVPEEAKQGRVDLRDLPLVTIDGEDARDFDDAVYCQAKKGGGWRLWVAIADVSYYVRPKTSLDKEAIKRGNSVYFPAQVVPMLPEVLSNGLCSLNPQVDRLCMVCEMTISAAGKLSGYKHYEAVMNSHARLTYNKVGAILDGNQELRERYSKVVPDLEQLHKMYQVLKVAREQRGAIEFESTETKFIFNELRKIDRIEPVVRNDAHKIIEECMILANIASATFVEKAKEPALYRVHDTPGEERLTGFRSFLGELGLGLTGGLTPTPTDYAALIQLIAERPDKELIQTMLLRSMKQAVYNPANGGHFGLALQRYAHFTSPIRRYPDLLLHRAIKYLISQGESSSTGGHHYNVDEMDFYGEQCSTTERRADDATRDVSDWLKCEYMQDHVGEELDGVIANVTGFGFFVRLSDLHIDGLVHISSLANDYYQFDPMGQRLVGESSGLIYRLGDTVKVKVLAVNLETRQIDFEIVGSSREVRGKGKTAKKRAANADKKEISKKKQAVKANKPGKKAKPLIEPTKRPEETLGKPAKKKKAKRKPKEAGKPGTKPKRSKPSASKRASSK